From the Deltaproteobacteria bacterium genome, one window contains:
- a CDS encoding right-handed parallel beta-helix repeat-containing protein has translation MRRSALATTLLLAALDAGAATFVVGSTTDGADAVPGNGVCSWTAGICTLRAAIQEANAWPGADVIQLPAGTFALSIAGAGEDAAATGDLDIAEDLTIEGATAAGTVIDAGSLDRVFDVLGMPGTLSVTIRDVTIRGGATSDVEGAGVRHADDGTLTVEDSVLSQNQVSGTTSDAIGGAISSNGVGHLEVRRVLFSANGADRGGAIFHNGSLAIWDSTFAGNTASTGSAIESYGDGTVERCTFVGNQATAGSGAMIRLLSGTYRIQNSTSSDNESPGPGISAYADLRLESVTSLGNTTWTGLWVGGGTTSIVNSVLWGTSGDECNVTGGTIVSLGHNLDSDDTCGAGPGDLPIQDPQLAPLADNGGLTETHLPAPGSPLANAGLDAACLPEDQRGVLRNLGPANACDVGSVEFAVPEPGATGAGVAALGALALLRRRRRAPPRG, from the coding sequence GTGCGACGATCCGCCCTCGCGACCACCCTCCTCCTCGCCGCGCTCGACGCGGGCGCCGCGACCTTCGTGGTGGGATCGACCACCGACGGCGCCGATGCCGTTCCGGGCAACGGCGTCTGCTCCTGGACGGCCGGCATCTGCACCCTGCGCGCCGCGATCCAGGAGGCCAATGCGTGGCCCGGAGCCGACGTGATCCAGCTCCCGGCCGGCACCTTCGCGCTCTCGATCGCGGGCGCCGGCGAGGACGCCGCCGCGACCGGGGATCTCGACATCGCCGAGGACCTCACGATCGAGGGAGCCACCGCGGCGGGGACCGTGATCGACGCGGGCTCGCTCGACCGCGTCTTCGACGTCCTGGGCATGCCCGGGACCCTCTCCGTGACGATCCGGGACGTGACGATCCGGGGCGGTGCGACCTCGGACGTCGAGGGCGCCGGGGTCCGCCATGCGGACGACGGCACGCTCACCGTCGAGGACTCGGTCCTCTCCCAGAACCAGGTCTCCGGGACCACGAGCGACGCGATCGGCGGCGCGATCAGCTCGAACGGTGTCGGCCATCTCGAGGTGCGGCGCGTGCTCTTCTCGGCGAACGGCGCCGACCGCGGCGGCGCGATCTTCCACAACGGCTCGCTCGCGATCTGGGACTCCACCTTTGCCGGCAACACCGCCAGTACCGGCTCCGCGATCGAATCCTACGGAGACGGCACGGTCGAGCGCTGCACCTTCGTCGGCAACCAAGCAACGGCCGGATCCGGAGCCATGATCCGCCTGTTGAGCGGCACCTATCGGATCCAGAACTCGACCTCGAGCGACAACGAGAGCCCGGGTCCGGGGATCTCGGCCTACGCCGATCTCAGGCTCGAGAGCGTCACCAGCCTCGGCAATACGACATGGACCGGCCTCTGGGTCGGGGGCGGGACGACCTCGATCGTGAACAGCGTGCTCTGGGGCACCTCGGGCGACGAGTGCAACGTGACCGGCGGCACGATCGTCTCCCTCGGTCACAACCTCGACAGCGACGACACCTGCGGCGCCGGCCCGGGCGACCTGCCGATCCAGGACCCGCAGCTCGCGCCGCTCGCGGACAACGGCGGGCTCACGGAGACGCACCTCCCCGCCCCCGGGAGCCCGCTCGCCAACGCGGGCCTCGACGCCGCCTGCCTCCCCGAGGACCAGCGCGGCGTCCTGCGCAACCTGGGGCCCGCCAACGCCTGCGACGTGGGCTCGGTCGAGTTCGCGGTGCCCGAGCCCGGCGCGACGGGGGCCGGCGTCGCGGCCCTCGGCGCCCTCGCCCTGCTGCGCCGCCGGCGCCGCGCGCCGCCGCGCGGGTAG
- a CDS encoding GNAT family N-acetyltransferase codes for MWPAIETARIRLPTLGRRLLRASLAGDLPAAEQELGARLPADWLGMTEVFRMRLAQLEQEPGLEPWLTRAVVLEREGRAIGVAGFRGPPGGAWLRDHAPDGVEFGYTIFPADRRRGYAAEASRGLMRWAHAQHGVRRFVLSIGPKNHASAGLAASLGFRRAGEWLHAERGLEHVYLRVVGGSGA; via the coding sequence GTGTGGCCCGCCATCGAGACCGCGCGGATCCGCCTGCCCACCCTCGGGCGCAGGCTCCTGCGGGCGTCGCTCGCGGGGGACCTTCCCGCGGCGGAGCAGGAGCTCGGCGCGCGGCTGCCCGCGGACTGGCTCGGGATGACGGAGGTGTTCCGCATGCGCCTCGCGCAGCTCGAGCAGGAGCCGGGGCTCGAGCCCTGGCTCACGCGCGCGGTCGTCCTCGAGCGGGAGGGCCGCGCGATCGGCGTCGCAGGATTCCGCGGGCCACCCGGCGGCGCCTGGCTGCGCGACCACGCGCCCGACGGCGTCGAGTTCGGCTACACGATCTTCCCCGCCGACCGCCGGCGCGGCTACGCCGCGGAGGCGAGCCGCGGGCTGATGCGCTGGGCGCACGCGCAGCACGGCGTGCGGCGGTTCGTGCTCTCGATCGGACCGAAGAACCACGCGTCGGCCGGCCTGGCGGCGAGCCTGGGCTTCCGGCGCGCCGGCGAGTGGCTGCACGCGGAGCGGGGACTCGAGCACGTGTACCTGCGCGTCGTGGGCGGGAGCGGCGCCTGA
- a CDS encoding TetR/AcrR family transcriptional regulator codes for MAGGKTGGKTGGKTGTKAGRKGGGRARAGAPAPGAPAEGPAAGRRRATRRPAPERREQILESAGAVFATSSYAKVGTADLARAAGVSEPALYRYFSGKRDLYVATLEAMSARLLGIWSGIAARSDDPLEAIRAIGLGYYDHLESRAPVLRLFYEAISEIDDPAVRRTVRASFLAMVGFIEGLLLEARERGRLRPDVDPRVAAWHFMAIGFSFDLVHLLGIGGELDRGKVEGWGSLYLDSLAPPRAKRRT; via the coding sequence ATGGCGGGCGGAAAGACGGGCGGGAAGACCGGCGGGAAGACGGGCACGAAGGCAGGGCGCAAGGGCGGCGGACGGGCCCGGGCGGGTGCGCCGGCGCCGGGGGCGCCGGCGGAAGGCCCGGCGGCCGGGCGCCGGCGGGCCACCCGGCGCCCCGCCCCCGAGCGCCGCGAGCAGATCCTCGAGAGTGCGGGCGCGGTCTTCGCGACCTCGAGCTACGCGAAGGTCGGGACCGCCGACCTGGCGCGCGCGGCGGGCGTCTCGGAGCCCGCGCTCTACCGCTACTTCTCGGGGAAGCGCGATCTCTACGTGGCGACGCTCGAGGCCATGAGCGCGCGCCTGCTCGGGATCTGGAGCGGCATCGCCGCCCGGAGCGACGACCCGCTCGAAGCGATCCGCGCGATCGGGCTCGGCTACTACGACCACCTGGAGAGCCGCGCGCCGGTCCTGCGCCTCTTCTACGAGGCGATCTCCGAGATCGACGACCCCGCCGTCCGGCGCACCGTCCGCGCAAGCTTCCTCGCGATGGTCGGATTCATCGAGGGCCTGCTCCTCGAGGCGCGCGAGCGGGGCCGCCTGCGGCCCGACGTCGATCCCCGGGTGGCGGCCTGGCACTTCATGGCGATCGGCTTCTCCTTCGATCTCGTCCACCTGCTCGGGATCGGCGGTGAGCTCGATCGCGGGAAGGTCGAGGGCTGGGGCTCGCTCTACCTCGACTCGCTCGCGCCCCCTCGCGCGAAGCGACGGACCTGA